Proteins from one Mucilaginibacter jinjuensis genomic window:
- a CDS encoding TIGR03915 family putative DNA repair protein, which yields MTTLIYDGTFEGLLTAVFEIYEQRLTHVRMQKGEWHNTALFENVVKVVTENTRATRVLKGLKQKLSAQGLQRLYAAHMAEMEGEDDNLVGYIRYVFDSPKNVEEDYGNKYVMRVSEIVRMVRREKHRMEAFIRFQELKDKTYYSAIEPDYNVLPLLIKHFRNRYADQKWIIYDIKRSYGLYYDLHETQYISLDFATINPGNVISAYEDNEAVYQELWRNYFTSVNIPARKNTKLHLRHVPKRYWKHLTEKI from the coding sequence ATGACCACCCTGATTTATGACGGTACGTTTGAAGGTTTACTGACGGCCGTTTTTGAGATTTACGAACAGCGCCTTACCCATGTACGCATGCAGAAAGGGGAGTGGCACAATACCGCCCTGTTTGAAAACGTGGTTAAAGTAGTAACAGAAAATACCCGAGCTACCCGCGTATTAAAAGGATTAAAGCAGAAACTCTCTGCGCAAGGCCTGCAACGCCTATATGCCGCCCACATGGCCGAAATGGAAGGGGAGGACGACAACCTTGTTGGCTATATCCGCTATGTATTTGATTCGCCAAAAAATGTTGAGGAAGATTATGGGAACAAATATGTAATGCGTGTATCGGAAATTGTGCGGATGGTTAGGCGTGAAAAACACCGGATGGAGGCTTTTATCCGTTTCCAGGAATTGAAGGATAAAACCTATTACTCTGCCATAGAACCTGACTATAATGTGCTGCCATTGCTCATTAAACACTTCAGAAATCGTTATGCCGATCAGAAATGGATTATTTATGATATTAAGCGCAGTTATGGCTTGTATTATGATCTGCACGAAACCCAATATATCTCACTCGATTTTGCCACCATTAACCCCGGTAATGTAATTTCGGCTTATGAAGATAATGAAGCTGTATACCAGGAACTCTGGCGTAATTATTTTACCAGTGTAAACATACCTGCCCGCAAAAATACCAAGCTGCATTTACGCCATGTACCCAAGCGTTATTGGAAACATTTGACAGAAAAAATTTAA